In a genomic window of Streptomyces katrae:
- a CDS encoding CAP domain-containing protein, with translation MSNHVSRRLASPTRIALTLATAGCLAATLVPVAAAPASAAYCDPAASARSPGGGADAARLAVACLINAERTQRGLQPLTSNPSLTAAAQQHTAAAVQLKWWGPGKDAHTNPQTGSTPQSRIKAAGYCPNPRSWAVAEIAYTGWGTSGTPKAAVTWWMNSPGHRNIILDGSLREYGSWAQEGAADPAGAGASGAGTYVVTFGRCQQ, from the coding sequence GTGAGCAACCACGTGAGCAGAAGACTCGCTTCACCGACCCGTATCGCCCTGACCCTGGCGACGGCCGGATGCCTCGCCGCCACGCTCGTACCGGTGGCGGCCGCGCCCGCGTCGGCCGCGTACTGCGACCCCGCCGCTTCCGCCCGCTCGCCGGGCGGCGGCGCCGACGCGGCGAGGCTCGCCGTCGCGTGCCTCATCAACGCCGAGCGCACGCAGCGCGGACTCCAGCCCCTGACCAGCAACCCGTCCCTGACGGCGGCGGCCCAGCAGCACACCGCCGCGGCCGTGCAGCTGAAGTGGTGGGGGCCGGGGAAGGACGCGCACACCAACCCGCAGACCGGCTCCACCCCGCAGAGCCGCATCAAGGCGGCCGGCTACTGCCCGAACCCCCGGTCCTGGGCCGTCGCCGAGATCGCGTACACCGGCTGGGGCACCTCTGGCACCCCGAAGGCCGCCGTCACCTGGTGGATGAACAGCCCGGGCCACCGCAACATCATCCTGGACGGCTCGCTGCGCGAGTACGGCAGCTGGGCCCAGGAGGGAGCGGCCGACCCGGCCGGAGCCGGGGCGAGCGGGGCCGGTACGTACGTGGTCACCTTCGGACGCTGCCAGCAGTGA
- a CDS encoding MFS transporter, with translation MSSSSVALGPPPGEERRGRRLALVGGSLGNLVEWYDWFVYASFAIYFADSFFPGDNPTTKLMNTAGIFAVGFLMRPVGGWVLGRAADRHGRKSALTLTVSMMSVAALLIAVAPTYGQAGYFGAVVLLLARLLQGMSIGGEYAASATYLTEASARDRRGLGSSFQYVSMTCGQLLGLGILITMQHTLTKEQLGSWGWRIPFVLGAVFAVVVFWLRRRLQETDAFQEGGAHDDSARGSLKALWEHRRQAGLVMALTLGGTVAYYTYTTYLTKYLVGSAGMAKNTATLVSFTALALFAVLQPFAGMLSDRIGRRPLLITFAVGCTVGTYPIMTALGSASSYWSALGLSLLALVIVTGYTSINAAVKAELFPTRVRALGVALPYAIANALFGGTAEYVALWFKKGGHEGMFFWYVSGCALVSLVTYVLMPDTRNAALSRAEEEAGTQPAPAGAGAAR, from the coding sequence ATGTCCTCGTCCTCCGTCGCACTCGGTCCGCCGCCCGGGGAGGAGCGCCGCGGGCGCCGTCTCGCGCTCGTCGGGGGGTCCCTGGGGAACCTGGTGGAGTGGTACGACTGGTTCGTCTACGCCAGCTTCGCCATCTACTTCGCCGACTCCTTCTTCCCCGGCGACAACCCGACCACCAAGCTGATGAACACGGCCGGCATCTTCGCGGTCGGGTTCCTGATGCGTCCGGTCGGCGGGTGGGTCCTGGGGCGGGCCGCCGACCGGCACGGGCGCAAGAGCGCGCTCACGCTGACCGTCAGCATGATGTCGGTGGCCGCCCTGCTGATCGCCGTCGCCCCGACCTACGGCCAGGCCGGCTACTTCGGGGCCGTCGTGCTGCTGCTGGCCCGGCTGCTCCAGGGGATGAGCATCGGCGGCGAGTACGCGGCCAGTGCCACCTACCTGACGGAGGCCTCGGCCCGCGACCGCCGCGGGCTGGGCTCCTCGTTCCAGTACGTGTCCATGACCTGCGGCCAGCTCCTCGGCCTGGGGATCCTGATCACGATGCAGCACACCCTGACCAAGGAGCAGCTGGGCAGCTGGGGCTGGCGGATCCCGTTCGTCCTCGGCGCGGTGTTCGCGGTCGTGGTGTTCTGGCTGCGGCGCCGGCTGCAGGAGACCGACGCGTTCCAGGAGGGCGGCGCGCACGACGACAGTGCGCGCGGCTCGCTCAAGGCCCTGTGGGAGCACCGGCGGCAGGCGGGGCTGGTCATGGCGCTCACCCTCGGCGGCACCGTCGCCTACTACACCTACACCACCTACCTCACCAAGTACCTGGTCGGCAGCGCCGGCATGGCCAAGAACACGGCCACACTGGTGAGTTTCACCGCCCTCGCCCTCTTCGCGGTGCTCCAGCCCTTCGCCGGGATGCTCTCCGACCGGATCGGCCGCCGCCCGCTGCTGATCACCTTCGCCGTGGGCTGCACCGTCGGCACCTATCCGATCATGACGGCGCTCGGTTCGGCGTCCTCGTACTGGTCCGCGCTCGGCCTGTCCCTGCTGGCCCTGGTGATCGTCACCGGCTACACCTCCATCAACGCGGCGGTCAAGGCCGAGCTGTTCCCCACCCGGGTGCGGGCCCTGGGCGTGGCGCTGCCGTACGCGATCGCCAACGCGCTCTTCGGCGGCACCGCGGAGTACGTGGCGCTGTGGTTCAAGAAGGGCGGGCACGAGGGGATGTTCTTCTGGTACGTGTCCGGGTGCGCCCTCGTCTCGCTCGTGACGTACGTGCTGATGCCGGACACCCGCAACGCGGCGCTCAGCCGCGCCGAGGAGGAGGCGGGGACGCAGCCGGCGCCGGCCGGTGCGGGGGCGGCGCGATAG
- a CDS encoding response regulator transcription factor translates to MHALLVEDDDRMARALGTALARRGHTVRRVSRALDALRYVHEAGFVLLDLGLPDLDGLELLRRLRTVCDAPLIVVTARCEERDVVQGLRAGADDYVVKPFRMAELIARIDTVRRRTQVPGGSPGGDPAGAGGRAVRAGDVEVDPAGRTVTVAGSEVRLTRREFDVLALLAARPDEVHSREEILDRIWGDAFLAASRSLDVHVAGIRAKTGRPGLVRTVRGFGYQLGADPAVRGERGADR, encoded by the coding sequence GTGCACGCGCTGCTGGTCGAGGACGACGACCGCATGGCCCGGGCCCTGGGCACCGCCCTCGCCCGGCGGGGGCACACCGTGCGCCGGGTCAGCCGGGCGCTGGACGCCCTGCGGTACGTCCACGAGGCCGGGTTCGTCCTGCTCGACCTCGGCCTGCCCGACCTCGACGGGCTGGAACTGCTGCGGCGGCTGCGCACCGTCTGCGACGCGCCGCTGATCGTGGTGACCGCGCGCTGCGAGGAGCGGGACGTGGTGCAGGGGCTGCGGGCGGGCGCAGACGACTACGTGGTCAAGCCGTTCCGGATGGCGGAGCTGATCGCCCGGATCGACACCGTACGCCGGCGGACGCAGGTCCCCGGTGGGTCGCCCGGCGGCGATCCCGCCGGCGCCGGCGGCCGGGCCGTGCGCGCCGGGGACGTGGAGGTGGACCCGGCCGGGCGGACCGTCACCGTGGCCGGGAGTGAAGTCCGGCTGACCCGGCGGGAGTTCGACGTCCTGGCACTGCTGGCCGCCCGCCCCGACGAAGTGCACTCCCGCGAGGAGATCCTGGACCGCATCTGGGGCGACGCCTTCCTCGCCGCCTCGCGCTCCCTGGACGTGCACGTGGCGGGCATCCGCGCCAAGACGGGCCGTCCGGGCCTGGTGCGCACGGTGCGCGGGTTCGGCTACCAGCTCGGCGCGGACCCGGCCGTACGCGGGGAGCGGGGCGCGGACCGGTGA
- a CDS encoding sensor histidine kinase: MRRRLLVVLMVLMGVAALLLCVPLADAYARGRTEHLLLQRRSEAVRFADLADRTGTEADRAELSAEIGRYAQLYGASVTVVDAAGATVARAQGAGPAARTPPAAASEARRRALTGRSTDRLPTVRPWGPDRVVLAEPVGRDERVSGAVLMTVPTGAARRDVTLRWALIAAGAVTAFAAAALVAAGITRWLLRPVLDLDRAVEGLAAGSLRARAVSDTGPPELRRLRRHFNGMAEAVADSLGRQRAFVADASHQLRNPLATLVLQLENVEPHIVPGPGLAEHARALDEAERLEELLDGLLELARVESGTARRADQDLAGAVRRRVEAWEPVFRAAGLELAAEGLPRELRVRALPDAAGRILDALLDNAVKFVPSGGRVEVRVSGPSGGQALVRVADDGPGVPAGRRELLLGRFARAPEHQNVPGSGLGLAIAEEIARLSGGGLEVAGNDPRGLVFAFRLPCPAEGQPYTER, translated from the coding sequence GTGAGGCGCAGGCTGCTCGTGGTGCTGATGGTGCTCATGGGGGTGGCCGCGCTGCTGCTGTGCGTGCCCCTGGCCGACGCCTACGCGCGGGGGCGGACCGAGCACCTGCTGCTCCAGCGGCGTTCGGAGGCCGTCCGGTTCGCCGACCTCGCGGACCGGACGGGCACCGAGGCCGACCGGGCGGAGCTGTCCGCCGAGATCGGCCGGTACGCGCAGCTGTACGGGGCCTCGGTGACCGTGGTCGACGCGGCGGGGGCGACGGTGGCGCGGGCGCAGGGAGCGGGGCCCGCCGCACGCACCCCGCCGGCGGCGGCGTCGGAGGCCCGGCGGCGGGCCCTCACCGGGCGTTCCACCGACCGGCTGCCGACGGTCCGCCCCTGGGGCCCGGACCGCGTGGTGCTGGCCGAGCCGGTGGGGCGGGACGAACGGGTCAGCGGGGCGGTGCTGATGACCGTGCCCACCGGGGCGGCCCGCCGGGACGTGACCCTGCGCTGGGCGCTGATCGCCGCCGGCGCGGTCACCGCGTTCGCGGCGGCGGCCCTGGTCGCGGCGGGGATCACCCGCTGGCTGCTGCGCCCGGTCCTCGACCTGGACCGGGCGGTGGAGGGGCTGGCGGCCGGGAGCCTGCGGGCCCGGGCCGTCTCCGACACCGGGCCGCCGGAACTGCGGCGGCTGCGGCGCCACTTCAACGGGATGGCGGAGGCCGTCGCCGACTCCCTGGGCCGCCAGCGGGCGTTCGTCGCCGACGCCTCGCACCAGCTGCGCAACCCCCTGGCCACGCTGGTGCTCCAGCTGGAGAACGTCGAACCGCACATCGTGCCGGGTCCGGGCCTGGCCGAGCACGCCCGGGCGCTGGACGAGGCGGAGCGGCTGGAGGAGCTGCTGGACGGGCTGCTGGAGCTGGCGCGGGTGGAGTCCGGGACGGCGCGGCGCGCGGACCAGGACCTGGCGGGGGCGGTACGGCGACGGGTGGAGGCCTGGGAGCCGGTCTTCCGTGCCGCGGGGCTGGAGCTCGCGGCCGAGGGCCTTCCCCGGGAGCTGCGCGTACGGGCCCTGCCGGACGCGGCGGGTCGGATCCTGGACGCGCTGCTGGACAACGCGGTGAAGTTCGTACCGTCCGGTGGCCGGGTGGAGGTGCGCGTTTCGGGTCCGTCGGGCGGGCAGGCCCTCGTGCGGGTCGCGGACGACGGGCCGGGGGTGCCGGCCGGCCGGCGGGAGCTGCTGCTGGGGCGTTTCGCCCGCGCCCCCGAGCACCAGAACGTGCCCGGCAGCGGGCTGGGGCTGGCCATCGCCGAGGAGATCGCCCGGCTGAGCGGGGGCGGGCTCGAGGTCGCCGGGAACGATCCGCGGGGCCTGGTCTTCGCGTTCCGGCTGCCGTGCCCCGCGGAGGGTCAGCCGTACACCGAGCGGTAG
- a CDS encoding TAXI family TRAP transporter solute-binding subunit — translation MSSAQTGRRHLIGAGLCALAAALAGCSGSSGPGPRLRLATGPPGGPYNAFGQALARAVADSGSPLRIVPVPTAASVDNLRRLDEGSVDLALSMADVAEDAALGREPFARRAPVTALARVYVNYTHLLVPAAGPARSVTDLAGRPLAAGAAGSGVQVLAGRLLSAAGLTTGPSPADERQLGLAESAAALRAGTVDAVFWSGGVPTPALTGLARELPLRFLPLDGYTGALRGRYGPVYTAVTLPAGAYGLTAPVGTVGVGNYLLARPDVPPAAARDLLRVVFDRRHDLLREVTAGVRLEPRFAISTGLVPLHPGAVAHYRSVYG, via the coding sequence GTGAGCAGCGCGCAGACCGGACGCCGGCACCTGATCGGGGCCGGCCTCTGCGCGCTCGCGGCGGCCCTGGCCGGATGCTCCGGGAGCTCCGGCCCCGGGCCCCGGCTCCGGCTGGCGACCGGGCCGCCGGGAGGCCCGTACAACGCCTTCGGACAGGCCCTCGCCCGGGCGGTCGCCGACAGCGGGAGCCCGCTGCGGATCGTGCCCGTCCCCACCGCCGCCAGCGTGGACAACCTGCGCCGGCTGGACGAGGGCTCCGTCGACCTCGCGCTGTCCATGGCCGACGTCGCCGAGGACGCCGCCCTGGGGCGCGAGCCGTTCGCCCGCCGCGCCCCGGTGACGGCACTGGCCCGCGTCTACGTCAACTACACCCACCTCCTCGTCCCGGCCGCCGGTCCCGCCCGCTCCGTCACCGACCTCGCCGGGCGCCCGCTCGCGGCCGGCGCCGCCGGGTCCGGGGTCCAGGTCCTGGCCGGCCGCCTGCTGAGCGCCGCCGGACTGACCACGGGCCCGTCCCCGGCGGACGAACGGCAGCTGGGCCTGGCCGAGTCGGCGGCGGCGCTGCGCGCGGGCACCGTCGACGCCGTGTTCTGGTCCGGCGGGGTACCCACCCCCGCCCTGACCGGCCTGGCCCGCGAACTCCCCCTTCGCTTCCTCCCGCTGGACGGCTACACGGGAGCCCTGCGCGGCCGCTACGGGCCCGTCTACACGGCGGTCACCCTGCCCGCGGGGGCCTACGGACTGACCGCCCCCGTGGGCACGGTCGGCGTCGGCAACTACCTGCTGGCCCGCCCGGACGTGCCCCCCGCCGCCGCCCGCGACCTGCTCCGGGTGGTCTTCGACCGCCGCCACGACCTGCTGCGCGAGGTGACGGCGGGGGTGCGGCTGGAACCCCGCTTCGCCATCTCCACCGGCCTGGTCCCGCTCCACCCGGGCGCCGTCGCCCACTACCGCTCGGTGTACGGCTGA
- a CDS encoding cysteine hydrolase family protein, with product MSTTTANTAATTASTTLRDLSGLENRPPRLAESVLIMIDFQNTYRTGVMALEGAEEAVAAGARLLERARAAGTPVVHVVHDGGEGSPYDVREHIGALSEEVAPADGEPVVVKNFPNAFHATELEKTLTGLGFAAGSGKDLVLAGFMTHMCITFTAQQAFNLGYRPTVVAEATATRALAAPDGTVLPAAALQSAALTTITDMFGVVVPTAAGLRP from the coding sequence GTGAGCACCACGACCGCGAACACCGCCGCCACCACCGCGTCCACGACCCTGCGCGACCTGAGCGGGCTGGAGAACCGGCCGCCCCGGCTGGCCGAGTCCGTCCTGATCATGATCGACTTCCAGAACACCTACCGCACCGGCGTGATGGCCCTGGAGGGCGCCGAGGAGGCCGTCGCGGCGGGCGCCCGCCTGCTGGAGCGGGCCCGCGCCGCCGGTACCCCGGTCGTGCACGTCGTCCACGACGGCGGCGAGGGCAGCCCGTACGACGTCCGCGAGCACATCGGCGCCCTCAGCGAGGAGGTGGCCCCTGCCGACGGCGAACCCGTCGTGGTCAAGAACTTCCCCAACGCCTTCCACGCCACCGAACTGGAGAAGACCCTGACCGGCCTCGGCTTCGCCGCGGGCAGCGGCAAGGACCTCGTCCTCGCCGGGTTCATGACGCACATGTGCATCACCTTCACCGCCCAGCAGGCCTTCAACCTCGGCTACCGGCCCACCGTCGTCGCCGAGGCCACCGCCACCCGCGCCCTCGCCGCCCCCGACGGCACCGTCCTGCCCGCCGCGGCCCTCCAGAGCGCCGCCCTGACGACGATCACCGACATGTTCGGCGTCGTCGTCCCCACCGCGGCCGGCCTGCGCCCCTGA
- a CDS encoding GlxA family transcriptional regulator, translating into MPTAHRVVIAVFPDVDLLDVTGPAEVFALANRETAGRAGYEVRLAGAAVGAVRTSAGVRLLTDVAFADVGAGVDTLLVPGAVDMAEDGPVARIDEEVVAWVRETAPHARRVASVCVGAHLLAAAGLLDGRTATTHWSTAAQLAAEHPGVTVDPDPIFVRTDRGRLWTGAGISACLDLALALVAEDLGEQTALAVARQLVMYLKRQGGQSQFSVPLSRPAAGRREIDELRLWIADHPDADLSAPALAARMCLSERHFARVFKQETGTSPAAYVEAVRVELARRLLETTDCPLDQVAAGSGLGSAETLHRAFRRQLATTPAAYRRRFRTQTA; encoded by the coding sequence ATGCCCACCGCACACCGTGTCGTCATCGCGGTCTTCCCCGATGTCGACCTCCTCGACGTCACCGGCCCCGCAGAGGTCTTCGCGCTGGCCAACCGCGAGACCGCGGGCCGGGCCGGCTACGAGGTCCGCCTCGCCGGGGCCGCCGTCGGCGCGGTGCGCACGTCGGCGGGCGTGCGGCTGCTGACCGACGTGGCCTTCGCCGATGTCGGCGCCGGGGTGGACACCCTCCTCGTGCCGGGCGCGGTCGACATGGCCGAGGACGGGCCCGTCGCCCGGATCGACGAGGAGGTCGTCGCCTGGGTGAGGGAGACCGCCCCGCACGCCCGGCGCGTCGCCTCGGTGTGCGTGGGCGCCCATCTGCTGGCCGCCGCCGGGCTGCTCGACGGGCGGACGGCCACCACCCACTGGTCGACGGCCGCCCAGCTCGCCGCAGAACACCCCGGCGTCACGGTCGACCCGGACCCCATCTTCGTGCGGACCGACCGCGGCCGGCTGTGGACCGGGGCCGGGATCAGCGCCTGCCTCGACCTCGCGCTGGCCCTGGTGGCCGAGGACCTGGGCGAGCAGACCGCGCTCGCCGTGGCCCGGCAGCTGGTGATGTACCTCAAGCGGCAGGGCGGCCAGAGCCAGTTCTCGGTACCGCTCAGCCGCCCCGCAGCCGGGCGCCGGGAGATCGACGAGCTGCGGCTGTGGATCGCCGACCACCCCGACGCCGACCTGTCCGCACCGGCCCTGGCCGCCCGGATGTGCCTGAGCGAACGGCACTTCGCCCGCGTCTTCAAACAGGAGACGGGCACCAGCCCCGCCGCCTACGTCGAAGCGGTCCGCGTCGAACTGGCCCGGCGGCTGCTGGAGACCACCGACTGCCCGCTCGACCAGGTGGCGGCCGGCTCCGGGCTCGGCTCCGCGGAGACCCTGCACCGGGCCTTCCGGCGCCAGCTCGCCACCACTCCCGCGGCCTACCGGCGCCGCTTCCGCACCCAGACGGCCTGA
- a CDS encoding rodlin encodes MLKKMMVTAVATAAAIGAGAAAAAPAMAIGNDNGINTVNGNDAAQIYGNQKTAGDMSPQLSVVQGTLNKPCIALPAKVNAQSVVALVANIGVQDINVLSNPQDQQCTENSTQAKGDEPLSHILDNIPVLSGNASAGS; translated from the coding sequence ATGCTGAAGAAGATGATGGTCACCGCCGTAGCCACCGCCGCCGCGATCGGCGCGGGCGCTGCCGCTGCCGCCCCGGCCATGGCCATCGGCAACGACAACGGGATCAACACCGTCAACGGCAACGACGCCGCCCAGATCTACGGCAACCAGAAGACCGCCGGCGACATGAGCCCCCAGCTCTCCGTGGTCCAGGGCACCCTCAACAAGCCCTGCATCGCCCTGCCGGCGAAGGTCAACGCCCAGTCCGTGGTCGCCCTCGTGGCCAACATCGGCGTCCAGGACATCAACGTCCTGTCCAACCCGCAGGACCAGCAGTGCACCGAGAACTCCACCCAGGCCAAGGGCGACGAGCCGCTCTCGCACATCCTGGACAACATCCCGGTCCTGTCCGGCAACGCCTCCGCCGGCAGCTGA